From a single Deinococcus sp. YIM 134068 genomic region:
- a CDS encoding S1C family serine protease yields MTPLVRAAGLTLLLLAAATGAYVTGRVQAQRSLVTADEINTVEVAQQALPAVVRVDARLRKDVLQAGDDPVETGTGFFYKRNLIVTNYHVVQFQESVSVTLSNGRRIAARVEGIDPGIDIAILRVSGVTAPKTLGFGRSAALLPGQKLITIGTPLRIQNFVGTGVFSVAASARDVPRNDQLGGEIGQYLVTTTNIQGGNSGGPVLDSRGAVVGVADANAAPNNFVPGVIGIAIPGDLVRQSLEDLERIGVPQRGTLGVTLVDLDTLEPALRQLAGLSSSEGALVDEAPAGTAGARAGLRGSLRNSRGQLLAPLGDVIVAVDGQRVRGSYDVIRLVAAKRPGQTVNLRLWRNKRSVDVRVTLLKRTLQ; encoded by the coding sequence GTGACCCCCCTCGTCCGCGCCGCTGGCCTCACGCTGCTGCTCCTCGCGGCGGCCACGGGCGCGTACGTCACCGGGCGGGTGCAGGCCCAGCGGTCTCTCGTCACGGCGGACGAGATCAACACGGTGGAGGTGGCGCAGCAGGCCCTTCCCGCCGTCGTGCGGGTGGACGCCCGACTTCGCAAGGACGTGCTTCAGGCGGGCGACGATCCGGTGGAGACGGGCACGGGCTTCTTCTACAAGCGCAACCTGATCGTCACGAACTACCACGTCGTCCAGTTTCAGGAGTCGGTGAGCGTGACGCTCTCCAACGGTCGGCGCATCGCGGCGCGGGTGGAGGGCATCGATCCCGGCATCGACATCGCCATCCTGCGCGTGTCGGGTGTGACGGCCCCGAAGACGCTGGGGTTCGGGCGCAGCGCGGCCCTGCTGCCGGGGCAGAAGCTCATCACCATCGGGACGCCCCTCCGCATCCAGAACTTCGTGGGAACGGGCGTCTTCAGCGTGGCGGCCAGCGCCCGCGACGTGCCCCGCAACGATCAGCTCGGCGGCGAGATCGGGCAGTACCTCGTGACGACGACTAACATCCAGGGCGGCAACAGCGGCGGCCCGGTCCTCGACTCGCGCGGGGCGGTGGTCGGCGTGGCGGACGCGAACGCGGCCCCGAACAACTTCGTGCCCGGCGTGATCGGCATCGCCATCCCCGGCGACCTCGTGCGCCAGAGCCTCGAAGACCTGGAGCGCATCGGGGTTCCGCAGCGGGGCACGCTGGGCGTCACGCTCGTGGACCTCGATACCCTGGAACCGGCCCTGCGCCAGCTTGCCGGACTCAGCTCCTCCGAGGGCGCGCTCGTGGACGAGGCTCCCGCCGGAACCGCCGGGGCGCGGGCGGGGTTGCGCGGCAGCCTGCGGAACAGCCGGGGCCAGCTTCTCGCCCCCCTCGGCGACGTGATCGTGGCGGTGGACGGCCAGCGGGTGCGCGGCAGCTACGACGTGATCCGCCTCGTGGCCGCCAAGCGACCCGGCCAGACAGTCAATCTGCGGCTGTGGCGCAACAAGCGGAGCGTGGACGTGCGGGTGACGCTGCTGAAGCGGACGTTGCAGTAG
- a CDS encoding deoxynucleoside kinase, producing the protein MYVVVEGPIGVGKTSLAGRLAARHGADLNLEVVEENPFLARFYEAPEVYAFQVQVFFLLSRFKQLSALAQPGLWSGHVVSDYLFDKDFIFAAMNLRDAEFALYEDLYAHLSPRLPTPDLVVYLRAEPELLLSRIEKRGRPFERAMQAAYLAELTTRYDEYFRTYPGRLLTVDAGGYDFVGNAEDELALMSRVEEALGAEGVGAGR; encoded by the coding sequence ATGTACGTCGTCGTCGAAGGCCCCATCGGGGTAGGCAAGACCAGCCTCGCGGGCAGACTCGCGGCGCGCCACGGCGCGGACCTCAACCTGGAGGTCGTGGAGGAGAATCCCTTCCTCGCGCGCTTCTACGAGGCTCCGGAGGTCTACGCCTTTCAGGTGCAGGTCTTCTTCCTGCTCTCGCGTTTCAAGCAGCTCTCCGCCCTCGCGCAGCCGGGGCTGTGGAGCGGGCATGTGGTGAGCGACTACCTCTTCGACAAGGACTTCATCTTCGCGGCGATGAACCTGAGGGACGCGGAGTTCGCGCTGTACGAGGACCTGTACGCCCACCTCTCGCCCCGGCTGCCCACCCCCGACCTCGTGGTGTACCTGCGCGCCGAGCCGGAGCTGTTGCTCTCCCGCATCGAGAAACGGGGCCGTCCCTTCGAGCGCGCCATGCAGGCCGCCTACCTCGCCGAGCTGACCACGCGCTACGACGAATACTTCCGCACCTATCCGGGCCGCCTCCTCACCGTGGACGCGGGCGGCTACGACTTCGTGGGAAACGCCGAGGACGAGCTGGCGCTGATGAGCCGGGTGGAGGAGGCGCTGGGGGCGGAAGGGGTGGGGGCGGGCCGATGA
- a CDS encoding FmdB family zinc ribbon protein, giving the protein MPTYVYKNTDTGETFEIKQSIRDEALTTHPETGAPIRRVPAVPGIAFRGSGFYVTDSRPKSSEGGGTGGGEAKASASGASGGGGGE; this is encoded by the coding sequence ATGCCCACCTACGTCTACAAGAACACCGACACCGGCGAAACTTTCGAGATCAAGCAGAGCATCCGCGACGAGGCGCTGACCACCCACCCGGAGACGGGTGCCCCCATCCGGCGTGTGCCCGCCGTGCCCGGCATCGCCTTTCGGGGCAGCGGCTTCTACGTGACCGACTCGCGGCCCAAGTCGTCAGAAGGCGGCGGTACAGGCGGTGGCGAGGCGAAGGCGAGTGCGAGCGGTGCCAGTGGGGGAGGCGGCGGGGAGTGA
- a CDS encoding UDP-N-acetylmuramoyl-L-alanyl-D-glutamate--2,6-diaminopimelate ligase, which yields MLLRDLAATLNAPPAALPDVEVRGVTHNAAWVEPGFAFVAIRGARFDGHSFLDDVTARGAVAVIGEGLPDGLISPLLYLTVPNARAALADAAAALSGHPSRKLRVVGVTGTDGKTTTSWLTRHLLRAAGLRTGLLSTVGYELPDGVLRHFPAHFTTPEAPQVQATLAEMVGAGGQAVVLEASSHALALDRVRGVDWDVAVWTHLTSEHLDFHGTVENYFADKRKLVERARHAVLNAEDGWTEKLMGVTLSETTYSMEDRAANWRASEIEERATGLHFRVSSPVGSFTARLPMIGRFNVANALAGMAAAAHLGATIPQLMEGLASFRGVPGRMELVPGEEGDPRVIVDFAHTPPSLQKALGTLRATTAGRLWVLLGSAGGPRDPGKRAPLGEVATRLADHAVFTEEDHRDTPLADILREMERGAREAGRSNFTSIGDRREAIGHIIREARAGDTVLLAGKGPEDTLERDTETVPWDEVAEARAALAERG from the coding sequence ATGCTCCTGCGTGACCTCGCCGCCACCCTGAACGCCCCTCCCGCCGCTCTCCCCGATGTGGAGGTGCGCGGCGTGACGCACAACGCGGCGTGGGTGGAACCGGGTTTTGCCTTCGTGGCGATTCGAGGGGCGCGGTTCGACGGGCACAGCTTTTTGGACGATGTGACCGCGAGGGGCGCAGTCGCCGTAATCGGTGAGGGGCTGCCGGACGGGCTAATCTCCCCCCTTCTCTACCTCACGGTGCCGAACGCGCGGGCGGCCCTCGCGGACGCGGCGGCGGCCTTGAGCGGGCACCCGAGCCGGAAGTTGCGGGTGGTCGGCGTCACGGGCACGGACGGCAAGACGACGACGAGTTGGCTCACCCGTCACCTCCTGCGGGCGGCGGGGCTGAGGACGGGTCTGCTGAGCACCGTGGGCTACGAGTTGCCGGACGGCGTGCTGCGGCACTTCCCCGCCCATTTCACCACGCCCGAAGCGCCGCAGGTTCAGGCAACGTTGGCCGAGATGGTGGGTGCGGGGGGGCAGGCCGTCGTGCTGGAGGCGAGCAGCCACGCCCTCGCCCTTGACCGGGTGCGCGGGGTGGATTGGGACGTGGCCGTGTGGACGCACCTGACGAGCGAACATCTGGACTTCCACGGCACGGTCGAGAACTACTTCGCCGACAAACGCAAGCTGGTGGAGCGTGCCCGTCATGCCGTCCTCAACGCGGAGGATGGTTGGACGGAGAAGTTGATGGGCGTCACACTCTCCGAGACGACCTATTCGATGGAGGACCGGGCGGCGAACTGGCGGGCGAGCGAGATCGAGGAGCGGGCGACCGGCCTCCACTTCCGCGTCTCGTCCCCAGTCGGCTCCTTCACTGCGCGACTTCCCATGATCGGGAGATTCAATGTGGCGAACGCGCTCGCGGGGATGGCAGCGGCGGCACATCTGGGCGCGACAATTCCTCAGCTTATGGAGGGACTGGCCTCCTTCCGGGGGGTGCCGGGCCGCATGGAACTCGTGCCGGGTGAGGAAGGCGACCCGCGCGTGATCGTGGACTTCGCGCACACGCCGCCGAGTCTGCAAAAGGCGCTGGGCACCCTGCGCGCCACGACCGCCGGGCGGCTGTGGGTGCTGCTCGGCTCGGCGGGTGGGCCGCGCGACCCCGGCAAACGCGCGCCGCTGGGCGAGGTGGCGACCCGTCTTGCCGATCACGCCGTCTTCACCGAGGAGGACCACCGCGACACGCCGCTCGCCGACATCCTGCGCGAGATGGAGCGGGGGGCGCGGGAGGCGGGGCGCTCCAACTTCACGAGCATCGGCGACCGCCGCGAGGCCATCGGTCACATCATCCGGGAGGCGCGGGCGGGGGACACGGTGCTTCTGGCAGGCAAGGGACCGGAGGACACCCTGGAACGCGATACGGAAACCGTGCCCTGGGATGAGGTTGCCGAGGCGCGGGCGGCGCTGGCGGAACGGGGATGA
- a CDS encoding M20/M25/M40 family metallo-hydrolase, with protein sequence MTSTSSTDLIPHIERGLADLRDLVALQSVSAQGRMLPETAAHVTRLLEAEGFTVRSYPGEVAPVLVAEAGEGSATLLIYNHYDVQPEDPLELWDSPPFELTERDGRLYGRGASDDKGELASRLAAVRAVRERHEGRLPLRVRWLIEGEEEVGSPSLERFIAEHADELRADGCWWEFGGISPEGRPVASLGLKGVMGVELRCRVAASDLHSSLGAVIDNPLYRLARAVASLRDETGRVTIPGFHDDVREPSDADRAAIARIPGDGQPVRDTYGVTRPLATGSAYHERANLMPVVNVNGWGGGYQGEGSKTVLPAHGFVKLDFRLVPDQDPARILEVLRAHLDAQGLEDIEIVELEAHQKPARADAGHPFVRACIEAAGEAHGAEPIVHPSSAASGPMHPFTYHLGVPCVALGIGNVGGRVHAPNENIVREHFEKGVAFGVALLERLARE encoded by the coding sequence ATGACTTCCACCTCATCCACAGACCTCATCCCGCATATCGAGCGCGGCCTCGCCGACCTGCGCGACCTCGTGGCCCTTCAGAGCGTGTCGGCGCAGGGGCGGATGCTGCCGGAGACGGCGGCCCATGTGACGCGGCTGCTGGAGGCGGAGGGCTTCACGGTCCGGTCGTACCCCGGCGAGGTCGCGCCCGTGCTCGTCGCCGAGGCGGGGGAGGGGTCAGCGACCCTGCTCATCTACAACCATTACGACGTTCAGCCCGAGGACCCGCTGGAGCTGTGGGACAGCCCGCCCTTCGAGCTGACCGAGCGGGACGGACGCCTGTACGGGCGCGGTGCCTCGGACGACAAGGGTGAGCTGGCCTCCCGTCTCGCCGCCGTCCGGGCAGTGCGGGAACGGCATGAGGGCCGTCTGCCCCTGCGCGTTCGCTGGCTCATCGAGGGCGAGGAGGAGGTCGGCAGCCCCAGCCTCGAACGCTTCATCGCCGAGCACGCGGACGAGTTGCGCGCCGACGGCTGCTGGTGGGAGTTCGGCGGCATCAGCCCGGAGGGACGCCCGGTCGCCTCGCTCGGATTGAAGGGCGTGATGGGCGTGGAATTGCGCTGCCGGGTGGCGGCCTCGGACCTGCATAGCAGCCTCGGGGCGGTGATCGACAATCCCCTCTACCGCCTCGCGCGGGCGGTTGCCTCCTTGCGCGACGAGACGGGGCGCGTGACCATCCCCGGCTTCCATGACGATGTGCGCGAACCCTCGGACGCCGACCGCGCCGCCATCGCCCGCATCCCCGGCGACGGCCAGCCCGTGCGCGATACCTACGGCGTGACCCGCCCCCTCGCCACCGGGAGCGCCTACCACGAGCGGGCCAACCTGATGCCCGTCGTCAATGTCAACGGCTGGGGCGGCGGCTACCAGGGTGAGGGGAGCAAGACGGTGTTGCCCGCCCACGGCTTCGTGAAGCTCGACTTCCGGCTGGTGCCCGACCAGGACCCGGCGCGCATCCTCGAAGTGTTGCGGGCGCATCTGGACGCTCAGGGGTTAGAGGATATAGAGATCGTGGAGCTGGAGGCTCACCAGAAACCCGCGCGGGCCGACGCCGGGCATCCCTTCGTGCGGGCGTGCATCGAGGCCGCCGGGGAGGCACACGGGGCCGAACCCATCGTTCACCCGTCGAGCGCGGCGAGCGGGCCGATGCACCCCTTTACCTACCACCTCGGCGTTCCCTGCGTGGCGCTGGGCATCGGCAACGTGGGCGGACGGGTCCACGCGCCGAACGAGAACATCGTGCGCGAGCATTTCGAGAAGGGGGTGGCATTCGGGGTGGCGCTGCTGGAGCGTCTGGCGCGGGAGTGA
- a CDS encoding deoxynucleoside kinase, translated as MYLAVSGNIGSGKSTLTRMLAERYGLRPVYEPYAENPYLEDFYRDMRRYSFHSQVYFLSRRLEQHLHLVTGARYVIQDRTVFEDANIFARNLFESGQMEARDWATYRGLYEGILPALRVPDLLIHIDASLPTLRGRIAQRGRDYEQAIPDAYLEGLNRLYDLWVRAFDACPVVRVPGDQLDFVADPAAFRWVCDRVQGYGFGLPLLR; from the coding sequence ATGTACCTCGCCGTCTCCGGCAACATCGGCAGCGGCAAGAGCACCCTGACGCGGATGCTCGCCGAGCGGTACGGGCTGCGACCCGTGTACGAGCCGTATGCGGAGAACCCCTACCTGGAGGACTTCTACCGCGACATGCGGCGGTATTCCTTCCATTCACAGGTGTACTTCCTCTCCAGGCGGCTGGAGCAGCACCTCCACCTCGTCACGGGGGCACGGTACGTCATTCAGGACCGCACCGTGTTCGAGGACGCGAACATCTTCGCGCGCAACCTGTTCGAGAGCGGGCAGATGGAGGCACGCGACTGGGCGACGTACCGGGGGCTGTACGAGGGCATCCTCCCCGCCCTGCGGGTGCCCGACCTCCTGATCCACATCGACGCCTCGCTGCCGACGCTCCGGGGCCGCATCGCCCAGCGCGGGCGCGACTATGAGCAGGCCATCCCCGACGCCTACCTGGAGGGTCTGAACCGCCTGTACGACCTGTGGGTGAGAGCCTTTGACGCCTGCCCGGTCGTGCGGGTGCCCGGCGACCAACTCGATTTCGTGGCGGACCCGGCGGCCTTCCGGTGGGTGTGCGACCGGGTGCAGGGGTACGGGTTCGGATTGCCGCTGCTGAGGTAG
- a CDS encoding Crp/Fnr family transcriptional regulator — translation MNYPSLVWHLKRTELFADLELTELERVAATTPYRSYGPGEVIYRMDDPADALYFVRSGLVKISKLFPNGKEAILGVIGQHDTFGELLLQAEERRPTQAEALERTTLIVLPRTELQKLLNTKPDLAMKLIRLMAARLFEAQSWSAAVSAYSAPERVASLLYRLAREFGRPHAQGVELALKLNQEDIARMVGATRETVSHSLGKLKQEGAIVRARTPMILRLEALQRYLEE, via the coding sequence ATGAACTACCCAAGCCTGGTCTGGCACCTCAAGCGTACCGAGTTGTTCGCCGACCTTGAGTTGACGGAGCTGGAGCGTGTGGCCGCCACGACGCCCTACCGCTCCTACGGGCCGGGGGAGGTCATCTACCGCATGGACGATCCGGCGGACGCCCTGTACTTCGTCCGCAGCGGCCTCGTCAAGATCAGCAAGCTCTTCCCGAACGGCAAGGAGGCCATTCTCGGCGTCATCGGCCAGCACGACACCTTCGGGGAGCTGCTGCTTCAGGCCGAGGAGAGGCGTCCCACCCAGGCCGAGGCGCTGGAGCGCACCACCCTGATCGTGCTGCCGCGCACCGAGCTGCAAAAGCTGCTGAACACCAAGCCCGACCTCGCCATGAAGCTCATCCGCCTGATGGCCGCGCGCCTCTTCGAGGCCCAGTCGTGGAGCGCTGCCGTCAGCGCCTATAGCGCCCCAGAGCGCGTGGCCAGCCTGCTCTACCGCCTCGCGCGGGAGTTCGGGCGGCCCCACGCGCAGGGCGTCGAACTGGCCCTCAAGCTCAATCAGGAGGACATCGCCCGGATGGTCGGCGCGACCCGCGAGACGGTGAGCCATTCGCTCGGCAAGCTCAAGCAGGAGGGGGCCATCGTCCGTGCCCGCACGCCGATGATTCTGCGGCTGGAGGCGCTCCAGCGGTATCTGGAGGAGTGA
- a CDS encoding acyl-CoA dehydrogenase C-terminal domain-containing protein: protein MPVYKAPLRDLKFLMHELLGAPEALAAMPYYAENDTADGDLMNQVLEEAARFVETELVPLNRVGDEEGCTWHPGGVVTTPTGFKAAYDKYRQAGWTALDADPAYGGQGMPHLVSNVLVELLNSANVAWSMYPGLSHGAYSALHAVGSQELKDTYLPRLVSGEWTGTMCLTEPHAGTDLGIIRTKATDNGDGTYALTGTKIFISAGEHDLAENILHLVLARLEGSPQGTKGISLFLVPKFLVNANGGVGERNGVVCGSIEHKMGIHGNATAVLNFDGATGYLVGEINKGMNNMFIMMNAARLGTGLQGLGLGEVAYQNALAYAKDRLQMRHEPRVNPAEAADPIIVHPDVRRMLLTGKAYTEAGRAMAMWLALSIDTEHHHPDEARRKEAADLVALLTPIAKAFMTDNGFNVAVQAQQVFGGHGYIREWGMEQFVRDARIGQIYEGTNGIQALDLLGRKVLMDGGKKLQKLAGMLQAFVEENEGDEELAPYLDALGKAAGQLGSLTMVVGQKALAGPEGADEVNAVAVDYLRFFGHVVYGYLWARMAKIAAEKVNAGQDKDGFYLAKMQTARFYFAKLFPETKALAATIKAGNESLAVDDRVFGLERPLVGA, encoded by the coding sequence ATGCCCGTGTACAAAGCCCCCCTGCGCGACCTCAAGTTCCTGATGCACGAACTCCTCGGCGCGCCCGAGGCCCTCGCCGCGATGCCGTACTACGCGGAGAACGACACCGCCGACGGCGACCTGATGAATCAGGTGCTGGAGGAGGCCGCCCGCTTCGTGGAGACCGAACTCGTGCCCCTGAACCGCGTGGGCGACGAGGAGGGCTGCACCTGGCATCCGGGCGGCGTCGTGACCACCCCGACAGGCTTCAAGGCCGCCTACGACAAGTACCGCCAGGCGGGCTGGACCGCGCTGGACGCCGACCCGGCCTACGGCGGGCAGGGGATGCCCCACCTCGTCAGCAACGTGCTCGTGGAGCTGCTGAACTCCGCGAACGTGGCGTGGTCGATGTACCCCGGCCTCTCGCACGGCGCGTACTCGGCCCTGCACGCGGTCGGCAGCCAGGAGCTGAAGGACACCTACCTCCCCAGGCTCGTGAGCGGCGAGTGGACCGGAACGATGTGCCTCACCGAGCCGCACGCGGGCACGGACCTCGGCATCATCCGCACGAAGGCGACGGACAACGGCGACGGCACCTACGCGCTCACGGGCACCAAAATCTTCATCAGCGCGGGTGAGCACGACCTCGCGGAGAACATCCTCCACCTCGTCCTCGCGCGGCTGGAGGGCAGCCCACAGGGGACGAAGGGGATCAGCCTCTTCCTCGTGCCCAAGTTCCTCGTGAACGCGAACGGCGGCGTGGGCGAGCGCAACGGCGTGGTGTGCGGCTCCATCGAGCACAAGATGGGCATCCACGGCAACGCGACCGCCGTGCTGAACTTCGACGGGGCGACGGGCTACCTCGTCGGCGAGATCAACAAGGGCATGAACAACATGTTCATCATGATGAACGCCGCCCGACTCGGCACGGGCCTCCAGGGCCTCGGTCTCGGGGAGGTCGCGTACCAGAATGCCCTCGCCTACGCGAAGGACCGCCTCCAGATGCGCCACGAGCCGCGCGTGAACCCGGCGGAGGCCGCCGACCCCATCATCGTGCATCCCGACGTGCGCCGGATGCTGCTGACGGGCAAGGCGTACACCGAGGCGGGCCGCGCGATGGCGATGTGGCTCGCGCTGAGCATCGACACCGAGCACCACCACCCCGACGAGGCCAGGCGCAAGGAGGCCGCCGACCTCGTGGCGCTCCTGACCCCGATTGCCAAGGCGTTCATGACGGACAACGGCTTTAATGTGGCGGTGCAGGCCCAGCAGGTCTTCGGCGGACACGGCTACATCCGCGAGTGGGGCATGGAGCAGTTCGTCCGCGACGCGCGCATCGGTCAGATTTACGAGGGCACGAACGGCATCCAGGCCCTCGACCTGCTGGGCCGCAAGGTGCTGATGGACGGCGGCAAGAAGCTCCAGAAGCTCGCAGGCATGCTCCAGGCGTTCGTGGAGGAGAACGAGGGCGACGAGGAGCTGGCCCCCTACCTCGACGCGCTCGGCAAGGCGGCGGGACAGCTCGGCAGCCTCACGATGGTCGTCGGACAGAAGGCGCTGGCGGGGCCGGAGGGTGCGGATGAGGTGAACGCGGTCGCCGTGGACTACCTGCGCTTCTTCGGGCACGTGGTCTATGGCTACCTGTGGGCGCGGATGGCGAAGATCGCCGCCGAGAAGGTGAATGCCGGGCAGGACAAGGACGGCTTCTACCTCGCCAAGATGCAGACCGCGCGCTTCTACTTCGCCAAGCTCTTCCCCGAGACGAAGGCGCTCGCCGCCACCATCAAGGCCGGAAACGAGTCGCTCGCCGTGGACGACCGGGTGTTCGGGCTGGAGCGGCCCCTCGTCGGCGCGTAA
- a CDS encoding ArsR/SmtB family transcription factor, whose product MSAPLPRLPDVDTCEVPCVHPEAVARARAAQPGDDALTRAATLLKAVSDPTRLRLLTALGTGELCVCDLAAVAGTSESAVSHQLRLLRGQNLVAPRKEGRIVYYRLADAHVSGLLGNVLEHVGEQG is encoded by the coding sequence ATGTCGGCCCCCCTGCCCCGCCTCCCGGACGTGGACACCTGCGAGGTCCCCTGCGTTCACCCGGAGGCCGTCGCCCGCGCCCGCGCCGCCCAGCCCGGCGACGACGCCCTGACCCGCGCCGCCACGCTCCTCAAGGCCGTCTCCGACCCCACGAGGTTGCGCCTCCTGACCGCCCTCGGCACGGGCGAACTGTGCGTGTGCGACCTCGCCGCCGTCGCGGGCACGAGCGAGAGCGCGGTGAGCCACCAACTCCGCCTCCTGCGCGGCCAGAACCTCGTCGCCCCCCGCAAGGAGGGCCGCATCGTGTACTACAGGTTGGCAGACGCGCACGTATCCGGGCTGCTGGGGAACGTGCTGGAGCATGTGGGGGAGCAGGGCTAG
- a CDS encoding SWIM zinc finger family protein has product MSFTAADLLRYAPNKVRERAQGLLGDVSHRERQGETSRARVQGSRPAPYRVHVNLESGEVACSCPDEYNAICKHACATLMVLRDDPASFLPGMAPRRLPKVEGWTDADVERMLERLHDLSPEVVNDWARHLVQQAEEEEWG; this is encoded by the coding sequence ATGAGCTTCACCGCCGCAGACCTCCTCCGCTACGCCCCGAACAAGGTGCGCGAGCGGGCACAGGGCCTGCTGGGCGACGTGAGCCACCGCGAGCGGCAGGGCGAGACCTCTCGGGCGCGTGTGCAGGGCAGCCGTCCAGCGCCGTACCGGGTGCATGTGAACCTGGAGAGCGGCGAGGTCGCCTGCTCCTGCCCCGACGAGTACAACGCGATCTGCAAGCACGCCTGCGCCACCCTGATGGTCCTGCGCGACGACCCCGCCTCCTTCCTGCCCGGCATGGCCCCGCGCCGTCTCCCGAAGGTCGAGGGCTGGACAGACGCCGACGTGGAGCGGATGTTGGAGCGGTTGCATGACCTTTCCCCCGAGGTAGTGAACGACTGGGCGCGGCACCTCGTTCAGCAGGCGGAAGAGGAGGAGTGGGGCTGA
- a CDS encoding RtcB family protein — MNGKHITKLGFEKKAVALALAAAARREEAGLDREEILAELRSVRENPAAYLSGGVYADLAAEFTSQQAVLDARRASELRADPLPYRVWGADLIEAGARDQMDVAMRLPISRAGALMPDAHVGYGLPIGGVLATEDAIIPYGVGVDIGCSMRLSVLPLPAGALSADEATRLLKKHTRFGAGVGFEKRDREDHEVLHEDAWDEQPLLRHLHAKAADQIGTSGSGNHFVEFGTLTLPTADLGLEAGEYLAILSHSGSRGFGAQVANHYTRVAQALHPTLDGAAKKLAWLPLGTEEGEGYWQAMNLAGRYALANHDLIHARLARALGVKPAASVGNSHNLAWRQEVGGRDLIVHRKGATPAERGQLGLIPGSMADPGFVVRGLGNPDALASASHGAGRQLGRKAAANTLVKKDVQAYLRERGVTLIGGGIDEAPQAYKRIEHVLARQSDLVDVVASFTPRVVRMDTGSEDV; from the coding sequence ATGAACGGAAAGCACATCACCAAATTGGGCTTCGAGAAGAAGGCGGTGGCCCTCGCGCTGGCGGCGGCGGCCCGGCGTGAGGAGGCGGGTCTGGACCGCGAGGAGATTCTGGCCGAGTTGCGCTCGGTGCGGGAGAACCCGGCGGCGTACCTCTCGGGCGGGGTGTACGCGGACCTGGCAGCCGAATTCACCTCTCAGCAAGCAGTTCTCGACGCCCGCCGCGCGAGCGAGTTGCGGGCCGATCCTCTCCCCTACCGCGTGTGGGGTGCCGACCTGATCGAGGCGGGTGCCCGCGACCAGATGGACGTGGCGATGCGCCTCCCGATCAGCCGCGCCGGGGCGCTGATGCCCGACGCGCATGTGGGCTACGGCCTGCCCATCGGCGGCGTGCTGGCGACCGAGGACGCCATAATTCCCTACGGGGTGGGCGTGGACATCGGCTGCTCCATGCGCCTGAGCGTGCTGCCCCTCCCCGCTGGTGCCCTGAGCGCGGACGAGGCGACCCGCCTCCTGAAGAAGCACACCCGCTTTGGGGCCGGTGTCGGCTTCGAGAAGCGCGACCGCGAGGACCACGAGGTTCTGCATGAGGACGCCTGGGACGAGCAGCCCCTCCTCCGTCACCTCCACGCGAAGGCCGCCGACCAGATCGGCACGAGCGGGAGCGGGAATCACTTCGTCGAATTCGGCACGCTGACCCTGCCCACCGCCGACCTCGGGCTAGAGGCGGGCGAGTACCTTGCCATCCTGTCGCACAGCGGCTCGCGCGGATTTGGGGCGCAGGTGGCGAACCACTACACGCGGGTGGCGCAGGCCCTCCACCCCACCCTCGACGGCGCGGCGAAGAAGCTCGCGTGGCTGCCCCTGGGCACCGAGGAGGGCGAGGGCTACTGGCAGGCGATGAACCTCGCCGGTCGCTACGCCCTCGCCAACCACGACCTGATCCACGCCCGCCTCGCCCGCGCGCTGGGGGTAAAGCCCGCCGCCAGCGTGGGCAACAGCCACAACCTCGCGTGGCGGCAGGAGGTGGGGGGCCGCGACCTGATCGTCCACCGCAAGGGGGCTACACCCGCCGAGCGCGGGCAACTCGGCCTCATCCCCGGCAGCATGGCCGACCCCGGCTTCGTGGTGCGCGGCTTGGGCAACCCCGACGCGCTGGCGAGCGCCAGCCACGGCGCGGGCCGCCAGCTTGGGCGCAAGGCCGCCGCGAACACCCTCGTCAAGAAGGACGTACAGGCGTACCTCCGCGAGCGCGGCGTCACCCTGATCGGCGGTGGCATCGACGAGGCCCCACAGGCGTACAAGCGCATCGAGCACGTCCTTGCCCGCCAGAGCGACCTCGTGGACGTGGTGGCGAGCTTCACGCCGCGCGTGGTGCGAATGGACACGGGCAGCGAGGACGTGTAG